The Nocardioides ochotonae genome segment GCCGATGAAGTCCGCCGGGCGGTCCACGCCAGTGGCGAGCTCGCTGATCGGCAGGGTGGAGGTGTTGGAGCACAGCAGCGCGTCGTCGTTGACGTACGGCGCGACCTCGGCGAACACCTTCGCCTTGAGCTCGGGGTCCTCGAAGACCGCCTCGATCACCAGGTCGCAGCCGGCGAGGTCGGAGGCGTCCCCGGTGGGCAGGATCCGGTCGAGCAGCTCCTGGCTCTTCTCCTCGGTGAGCTTGCCGCGGCCGACCGCCTTGGCGTTGATCTTCTCGGAGTAGGCCTTGCCCTTGGCGGCGTTCTCGGCCGAGACGTCCTTGAGCACGACCTGCATGCCGGCGCGGGCGCAGACGTAGGCGATGCCGGCGCCCATCATGCCGGCGCCGAGGACGCCGACCTTGGTGGCCTTCCACGGCTCGATGCCCTGCGGGCGCAGCGAGCCGGACTTGATCGCCTGGAGGTCGAAGAAGAACGCCTGGATCATGTTCTTGGCGCCCTGGTTGATCACCAGGTTGGTGAGGTAGCGCGACTCGATGCGCGAGGCGGTGTCGAAGTCGACCTGCGCGCCCTCGACCGCGGCGGACAGGATCGCGCGGGTGGCGGGGTAGACCGCACCCTTGGTCTGCTTGCGCAGCAGCGCCGGGAACGCCGGCAGGAAGCCGGCGAGCGCCGGGGACTTCGGAGTGCCGCCGGGCATCTTGTAGCCCTTGGCGTCCCACGGGTTCTGCGAGGCCTCGGGGTTGGCCGCGATCCACGCCTTCGCGGCGGGGAGCAGGTCCTCGCGCGAGGCGACGAGCTCGTCGATGAGGCCCTTCTCCTTCGCGGCGGCCGGCTTGAACTGGGCGCCGGTGAGCAGCACCTCCATCAGGCCGGACTGCAGGCCGAGCAGGCGCACGATCCGGGTGACGCCGCCGCCGCCGGGCAGCAGGCCGAGGGTCGCCTCGGGCAGGCCGAGGGCGATCTTGGGGTCGTCGACCGCGATGCGGTGGTTGCAGGCCAGGCAGATCTCGAAGCCGCCGCCGAGCGCGGCGCCGTTGATGGCGGCGACGACCGGGCGCGGGAAGGTCTCGAGGCGACGCAGATCGGCCTTGATGCCCTCGGCCATCTCGAAAACGTTCTGCGCGTCGTCCTTGGTCGCGGTGACCATGCTCTTGAGGTTGCCGCCGGCGAAGAAGGTCTTCTTGGCGCTGGCCACGACGACGCCGGTGATCGACTCGGGGTCGGCCTCCAGCTCGGCGTACAGGCGGTCGATGGCCTCGGCCATCGACGACTTGTACAGCTCGTTCATGGTGTTGGCGCTCGCCGTGGGGTCGTCGAGGGTCAGGGTGACGATGCCGTCGGCGTCGCGCTCGTAGCGGACGGCCGACTCAGTGGTGGTGGTGCTCATCGCTGTATGGGTTCCTTCGGTTCGAGGGGCCGGTCAGACGATCTCGACGATGGTGGCGATGCCCATGCCGCCGCCCACGCAGAGCGTGGCGAGGCCACGGCGCAGGTCGCGGCGGCGCAGCTCGTCGACGAGGGTGCCGAGGATCATCGCCCCGGTCGCGCCGAGCGGGTGGCCCATGGCGATCGCGCCACCGTTGACGTTGGTGATCTCGTCGGTGATGCCCATGTCGCGCATGAACCGCATCGCGACGGCGGCGAACGCCTCGTTGATCTCGAACAGGTCGATGTCGGAGACCTCGAGACCGGCCTTGGCGAGCGCCTTGCGCGCCGCCGGGGCCGGGCCGGTGAGCATGATCGTGGGGTCGGCGCCGGAGACGGCGGTGGCGATGATCCGGGCCTTCGGGGTCAGGCCGAGCTGCTGGCCGACCTCCTCGGAGCCGATCGCGACCAGGGCCGCACCGTCGACGATGCCGGAGGAGTTGCCGGCGTGGTGGACGTGGTTGATCCGCTCCACCCAGTGGTACTTCTCCAGAGCCACGTCGTCGAAGCCGGCGTCCGCGCCGATCTGCGCGAAGCTCGGGCGCAGCCCGGAGAGGCTCTCCACGCTGGTGTCGGGGCGGATCAGCTCGTCGGTGGCCAGCACGGTCAGGCCGTTGATGTCCTTGACCGGTACGACGGAGTCGGCGAAGTAGCCGTTGGCCCAGGCCTTGGCCGCGCGGTGGTTGGACTGCGCAGCGTAGGCGTCGACGTCCTCGCGGCTCCAGCCACCGAGCGTGGCGATCAGGTCGGCACCGATGCCCTGCGGGACGAAGCCCGACTTCAGCGCGGTGGCCGGGTCGGAGGCCCAGGCGCCACCGTCGGAGCCCATCGCGACGCGGCTCATCGACTCCACGCCGCCGGCGAGGATCAGGTCCTCGAAGCCGCCGCGCACGCGGGACGCCGCCTGGTTGACCGCCTCGAGCCCGGAGGCGCAGAAGCGGTTGAGCTGGACGCCCGCGACGGTGTCGGGGTAGCCGGCCGCGAGCGCCGCGGTCTTCGCGATGTCGCCGCCCTGGTCGCCGATGGGCGAGACGACACCGAGCACGACGTCGTCGACACGCTCGGGGTCGAAGGAGGGATTGCGGTCCTTGATCTCGTCGAGCAGCCCGACCACGAGGTCGACCGGCTTGACCTCGTGCAGCGAGCCCGCCGCCTTGCCCTTGCCCCGCGGCGTACGAATGTGGTCGTACACGAATGCTTCTGCCATGACCGTCCTTGCGAAAGATGTGTCGATGGTCGGGCCTCGGCCCGGGTTGGTCCCTTGATTGTGACACCATTAGTGTCACGGTCAAGAGCAGCCAGGCAACTGGCCGCGTGTGACCTGGACCACGACCCCCGCGGGTGAGCCCGGGAGCAGGCCCGGCGCAGCAGGAGGGAAGGGCGGCGATGACCCAGAGCGAGGCTTCCGAGCTGCTCACGCTGGATGAGCTCACGACGCGCATCGGCATGAGCGTGCGCAACGTGCGGTTCTACACCTCCAAGGGCCTGGTGCCGCCGCCCGTGCGGCGCGGCCGCTCGGGCTACTACGGCACCGACCACGTGGCCCGTCTCGAGCTGGTCCAGGAGCTCCAGGGCCACGGCTTCACCCTGGCCGCGATCGAGAAGTACGTCGCGGCGATCCCGGCCGACGCGACCCCCGAGGACATCGCGCTGCACCGCACCATGCTGGCGCCGTGGCAGGCCGACCAGCCCGACGAGATGACGCTGTCGGAGCTGGAGCGCCGCGCCGGGCGCACGCTCGCCGAGGACGACCTCGCGACCCTGTCGGCGCTGGGCATCGTGGTGCGCAACCGGCGCGGGCGCTACGAGGTGTCGCTGCCCCAGCTCAGCGTGGGGCTCGGCCTGCTCGACCTGGGCTTCCCCACCGAGGCCGCGGTCGCCGCCGCCGGTGTGTACGCCGAGCACGGGCGGGCGCTGGCCCGCGAGCTCAACGAGCTGTTCCGCACGATGGTGTGGCCGGTCTACAAGGAGGCCGGCACCTCCCCGGAGCGGATCCAGGAGGTCGTCGAGCGGCTCAAGCCGCTGTCGATCGCCAGCCTGGTGACCGCCTACGAGACGGCCATGGACGACCTCAAGCGCGAGCGGATCGCCGAGCGCGCCCGCCGCGCCGACCCGGACCCGGACGACGGGCCGCACGACGGACAGGTCCCCCGCGAGGCCTCCTAGCGGGAAGCGCCGCTTGCGGCTCGTTCCTAGGGTGGCCTCATGACCCCGTCCCCCACCGTGCTCGTCACGGGCGCCACCGGCTTCGTCGGGCGCCGGCTGGTGCCCGCGCTCGTCGACAGCGGCCACCGGGTCAAGGCGATGACCCGGCACCCGGAGACCTACGACGGTCCCGGCGAGCCGGTCTTCGGCGACGTGCACGACCCGGGCACGCTGGCCGACGCGCTGACGGACGTGGACGTCGCGATCTATCTCGTGCACTCCCTCGACGACGACGACTTCGAGCGCAAGGACGCCGACGCGGCACGAGGCTTCGGGCTCGCCGCGGCCGCCAACGGGGTGCGCCAGCTGGTCTACCTGGGCGGTCTCGGCGCCGAGGACGAGACGCTCTCCCCGCACCTGCGCTCGCGCCGGGAGGTCGAGCAGCTGCTCGGAGAGGGCGGCGTACCGGTCACCGCGCTGCGCGCCGCGATCGTGGTCGGGGCCGGCGGCATCTCCTGGGAGATGACCCGGCGGCTGGTCAAGAACCTGCCCGCGATGGTCGTCCCGCGCTGGGCCGCGACGCTCACCCAGCCGATCGCGATCGACGACGTGGTGCGCTACCTGGCCGGCGTGGTCGACAACGACCGGGCCGTGGGGCGGGTGCTGGAGATCGGCGGCGCCGACCAGCTGACCTACCTGGAGATGCTCCAGCAGGCGGCGCGCGAGATGCACGGGCGCCGGCTGCCGATCCTGCAGGCACCGGTCGGTACGCCGGTGCTCTCGTCGTGGTGGATCACCCTGGTCACCGGCGTGGACACCACGACCGCCGCCAACCTGATCGAGTCGATGGGCAACAAGGTGGTGGTCACCGACCCCGCGATCCGCTCGATCGTGCCCGGGGAGCCGATGACGTACGCCGACGCGGTGCGCCAGGCGCTCGCGGAGGGCTGAGGCTCAGGCCCCGAAGACCAGCGGGAGCACCAGCAGCATCGACAGCGACCAGGTGCAGTGGGTGAGGATCGGCGCGAGGATGCCGCCCGACGCGCGGCGCTCCAGCCCGACGACCACGCCGAGCAGCAGGGCCGCGAAGGACAGCATCACGTTGCCGGTCGCGAGGGTCGCGACGCCGTAGGCCAGCGTCGTCCAGGCGACCGGGTGCCGCGGGATCGCGGCGTACGCAGCGCCGCGGAAGAACAGCTCCTCGGCGACGCCGTTGACCGCGGTGATCACCACGAGCAGCGGCACCGAGCCCTGGTCGGCGAAGTCGAGCACCGAGCTGACCTGGCCCGAGAGCCAGGGCAGCTCGCGCACGACCAGGCCGCCGACCACGAAGAGGGCGGCCAGCCCGACCCCGAGGGCGACCGGGGTCGCCCAGGGCCGGACCAGCTCGCCACGCCGGGCGATGCGGCCCAGGTGCAGGGGCCCGGAGCAGAACGCCCCGAGCGCCCACACGCCGGCGAGCCCGAACGTCGCGGGATAGAACCAGGGACTCCCCGGCTCGATCCGCAGCGACAGTCCGAGCACGACCGCGCCGATCAACACGAACCCGAGCGTCACCAGCTGGCGGCGGCGCAGCGCGGTGGGCGTCTCGCGGTGATCGCGCGGGACGACCTCCCACAGGGAGCGCTGCAACCAGCTGCGCACCGGGCTCATGGGTTTCGAGGTTAGCGGCGACCCGAGGAGAAGCTCGCCGCGCTGTGGCTGCCGCCGGCGGCGCTGGCGCCACCGCTGCTGCCACCGCGGGCGGGTCGGCCCGAGCGGCCGGCGGGCTTGGTGCCGGCGGGCTTGCTGCCCGAGCGGGCGCTGCCCTGGCCACCGGAGCGTCCGCCGCCCTGGCCACCACCGGCACCGCCGCGACGACGGTTGCGACCGCCGCCGTTGCCGGACGGGCCATCACCCGAGGGGCGACGGCCGGGGGCCTGCGCCGGGACCTCGAGCTCGAGGCCGCCGATGACGACCGTGCGGTCACCGGGAGCAAGCGTGTTCAGCATCGGGTGCTTCGGGCCGTCGATCTTGGTGATCGTCGGCTTGATGCCGGCCGCACGGGTCAGGTCGCGCACGTCGCGGACCTGGTCGTCGGTCATCAGCGTGATGACGGTGCCCGCCGCGCCGGCGCGCGCCGTACGGCCCGAGCGGTGCAGGTAGGCCTTGTGCTCGGCCGGCGGGTCGGCGTGGACCACGAGGGCGACGTCGTCGACGTGGATGCCGCGCGCGGCGATGTCGGTCGCGACCAGGGTGCTGGCCTTGCCGGCGTGGAAGGCGTCCATGTTGCGGGTGCGGGCGTTCTGGCTGAGGTTGCCGTGCAGCTCGACCGTGGGCACGCCGGACTTGTTCAGCTGGCGGGTCAGCGCCTTGGCACCGTGCTTGGTGCGGGTGAAGACCACCGTGCGGCCGGGGGCGCTGGCCAGGTCCACCAGGACCGGGACGCGCTGCTCGCGGGCGAGGTGGAGCACGTGGTGGTCCATCGTGGAGACCGGCGACTGGGCCGAGTCGGCCTCGTGGGTCACGGGCTGGTTGAGGAACCGCTTGACCAGCACGTTGATGCCGTTGTCGAGGGTCGCCGAGAACAGCAGGCGCTGGCCCTCGCGGGGCGTCTTGTCCATGATGCGGCGCACGGCCGGCAGGAAGCCGAGGTCGGCCATGTGGTCGGCCTCGTCGAGGATCGTGACCTCGATCGAGCCGAGGTCGCAGTGACCCTGGCTGATCAGGTCCTCGAGGCGGCCCGGGCAGGCCAGCACGATGTCCACGCCGCGGCGCAGGCCGGCGACCTGGGGGTTCTGCCCGACGCCGCCGAAGATGGTCTGGGTGGTGAGACCGGCGGCCGAGGCCAGCGGGTCCAGCGCCTCCTTGATCTGGCCGACCAGCTCGCGGGTCGGGGCCAGGATCAGGGCGCGGGGGCGGCCGGCGGCCGAGCGGCGACCGGCGCTGCGCAGGCGGGTGACCAGCGGCAGCAGGAACGCGTAGGTCTTGCCGGAGCCGGTGCGGCCACGGCCGAGCACGTCGCGCCCGGCCATCGAGTCGGGAAGGGTCGCAGCCTGGATCGGCGAGGGGACCGTGATGCCGCGCTCGGTGAGCAGGGCGACGAGGTCAGAGGGCACGCCGAGGTCGGCGAAGGAAGAGGAAGACAAAAGAGGTATCACTCACTGTGGCGGTGTGTCTCGCCAGAAGAAGGGGCTCGTCCGGCTCCGGTGACGGAGCCACAGGGACGAACAGCAGGCCCGAGGCAAGACAGGACGGGCCGCGTTCGCAGCGTACGGGTGGCGGGCGTGATCTCTCGCATCCCCGCGCCGACGGCTGAGTCACATCCCTGCCGCGAGTCGGCCCGACTGGTTGCGCGAGTCGGCGCTCGTGGTTGCGCGAGTCGGCACCAATGGCGCGCCGGGGCGGCGTGAAACCGTCCCGGCGCACCAATCGTGTCGACAGCGGCTACTTCAGGCCGTCCTTGATGTCCTTGGCGGCGTCCTTGACGTGCTCGCCGGCCTGCTTCACGCCGGCCGACGCCTGGTCGCCCTTGCCCTCGGCCTGGAGGTCGCGGTCGCCGGTGGCCTCACCGGTCTTCTCCTTGCCCTTGCCGCCGAGCTCCTCGGCCTTGTTCTTCGCCTTGTCGGTGAATCCCATCAGGTCCTCCTCGAACGTTGCGGAGACCTCTGGTACCCGTTCAGGCGAAACGGAGCACCCCGTCGTCGATCGGGTCCCGGCGGATCGTGCGCAGGTCGGTGAGGTAGTTCTGCTTGAGCATCCACGGCGCCCGGTCGCCCTGCCGCGGCAGCCGGTCCAGCGCCCGCAGGACGTAGCCGGACTGGAAGTCCATGAACGGGCGCTCGGCGACCTCCGGGTCCCGCACCGGTACGACGCTGCGGGCGCCGCGCTGGTCCAGGTGGTGCAGCAGCCGGACGACGTACTCGCTGACCAGGTCGGCCTTGAGCGTCCACGAGGCGTTGGTGTAGCCGATCGTGTAGGCGAAGTTGGGCACCCCGCTCAGCATCAGCGCCTTGTAGGCCATGGTCTCGGGGAGCGTGACGGGCGCGCCGTCGACGCTGAGCGCGATGCCGCCGAACGGCAGCAGCCGCAGCCCGGTCGCGGTCACCACGAGGTCGGCGGCCAGCTCCTCCCCCGAGGCCAGCCGGATCCCGTGCTCGGTGAAGGTCTCGATCGTGCCGGTCACGACCGAGGCGTCGCCGCGGCGCAGGGCGCGGAACAGGTCGCCGTCCGGCACGAAGCACAGCCTCTGGTCCCACGGGTCGTACGCAGGGCGGAAGTGGGTGTCGACGTCGACCTCGGCGGGCAGCTGCGCGGTGACGCCGGAGCGGATGATCCGCTTGACGACGCCGGGGCGCCGACGGGCGAGCTGGTAGAACGCCATCGCCTGGAGGATGTTCTTCCAGCGCACCACCGGGAAGGCGAGGCGCCGCGGCAGCCGACCCAGCGCCTTGGCGACGGGGTCGCGGCCCGGCCGGGACAGGACGTACGTCGGGGAGCGCTGCAGCATCGTCACGTGCGCGGCGGTGTCGGCCATCGCCGGGACGAGCGTGATCGCGGTGGCCCCGCTGCCGATCACCACCACCCGCCTGCCGTCGTAGGCGAGGTCCTCGGGCCAGTGCTGGGGGTGCACGACCCGGCCCGCGAACCGTTCGATCCCGGGCAGCTCGGGGGTGTGGCCGCGCTCGTAGTCGTAGTAGCCCGAGCAGCAGTGCACGAAGCCGGCGGTCATGGTCACCGGCTCGCCGTCCCGGTCGATCTCCACGCGCCAGTGCGCGCGGGCGGAGTCCCAGTCGGCGCCCACGACCCGGTGGCCGTAGCGCACCAGCCGGTCCACGCCGCGCTCGCG includes the following:
- a CDS encoding DEAD/DEAH box helicase — protein: MPSDLVALLTERGITVPSPIQAATLPDSMAGRDVLGRGRTGSGKTYAFLLPLVTRLRSAGRRSAAGRPRALILAPTRELVGQIKEALDPLASAAGLTTQTIFGGVGQNPQVAGLRRGVDIVLACPGRLEDLISQGHCDLGSIEVTILDEADHMADLGFLPAVRRIMDKTPREGQRLLFSATLDNGINVLVKRFLNQPVTHEADSAQSPVSTMDHHVLHLAREQRVPVLVDLASAPGRTVVFTRTKHGAKALTRQLNKSGVPTVELHGNLSQNARTRNMDAFHAGKASTLVATDIAARGIHVDDVALVVHADPPAEHKAYLHRSGRTARAGAAGTVITLMTDDQVRDVRDLTRAAGIKPTITKIDGPKHPMLNTLAPGDRTVVIGGLELEVPAQAPGRRPSGDGPSGNGGGRNRRRGGAGGGQGGGRSGGQGSARSGSKPAGTKPAGRSGRPARGGSSGGASAAGGSHSAASFSSGRR
- a CDS encoding MerR family transcriptional regulator, giving the protein MTQSEASELLTLDELTTRIGMSVRNVRFYTSKGLVPPPVRRGRSGYYGTDHVARLELVQELQGHGFTLAAIEKYVAAIPADATPEDIALHRTMLAPWQADQPDEMTLSELERRAGRTLAEDDLATLSALGIVVRNRRGRYEVSLPQLSVGLGLLDLGFPTEAAVAAAGVYAEHGRALARELNELFRTMVWPVYKEAGTSPERIQEVVERLKPLSIASLVTAYETAMDDLKRERIAERARRADPDPDDGPHDGQVPREAS
- a CDS encoding 3-hydroxyacyl-CoA dehydrogenase NAD-binding domain-containing protein, with translation MSTTTTESAVRYERDADGIVTLTLDDPTASANTMNELYKSSMAEAIDRLYAELEADPESITGVVVASAKKTFFAGGNLKSMVTATKDDAQNVFEMAEGIKADLRRLETFPRPVVAAINGAALGGGFEICLACNHRIAVDDPKIALGLPEATLGLLPGGGGVTRIVRLLGLQSGLMEVLLTGAQFKPAAAKEKGLIDELVASREDLLPAAKAWIAANPEASQNPWDAKGYKMPGGTPKSPALAGFLPAFPALLRKQTKGAVYPATRAILSAAVEGAQVDFDTASRIESRYLTNLVINQGAKNMIQAFFFDLQAIKSGSLRPQGIEPWKATKVGVLGAGMMGAGIAYVCARAGMQVVLKDVSAENAAKGKAYSEKINAKAVGRGKLTEEKSQELLDRILPTGDASDLAGCDLVIEAVFEDPELKAKVFAEVAPYVNDDALLCSNTSTLPISELATGVDRPADFIGLHFFSPVDKMPLVEIIRGKETSDVALAKAYDVVQQIRKTPIVVNDSRGFYTSRVIGFMVNEGMAMLAEGVQPWTIERATTQAGYPAPVLQLSDELNLELMSKIAAATKAAAERDGSTYDAHPGTVVVDRMIEAGRPGRLRGKGFYDYDESGKRGSIWSGLAELFPVAEEQPSIQDCKDRMLFAEALETAKCFEEGVITSAAAANIGSIMGIGFPPMTGGAAQFMTGYEGADGEIGLAAFVARADELAEKYGDRFRPTAYLRELAASGGSFPA
- a CDS encoding CsbD family protein, translating into MGFTDKAKNKAEELGGKGKEKTGEATGDRDLQAEGKGDQASAGVKQAGEHVKDAAKDIKDGLK
- a CDS encoding flavin-containing monooxygenase — protein: MSADPAPAPAPEHVDVLVIGAGLSGLGAAAQLREHHPGRRVAVLEARAVSGGTWDLFRYPGIRSDSDMFTFGYRWRPWVGDTALADGDLILDYVRTVARERGVDRLVRYGHRVVGADWDSARAHWRVEIDRDGEPVTMTAGFVHCCSGYYDYERGHTPELPGIERFAGRVVHPQHWPEDLAYDGRRVVVIGSGATAITLVPAMADTAAHVTMLQRSPTYVLSRPGRDPVAKALGRLPRRLAFPVVRWKNILQAMAFYQLARRRPGVVKRIIRSGVTAQLPAEVDVDTHFRPAYDPWDQRLCFVPDGDLFRALRRGDASVVTGTIETFTEHGIRLASGEELAADLVVTATGLRLLPFGGIALSVDGAPVTLPETMAYKALMLSGVPNFAYTIGYTNASWTLKADLVSEYVVRLLHHLDQRGARSVVPVRDPEVAERPFMDFQSGYVLRALDRLPRQGDRAPWMLKQNYLTDLRTIRRDPIDDGVLRFA
- a CDS encoding type II CAAX endopeptidase family protein; this encodes MSPVRSWLQRSLWEVVPRDHRETPTALRRRQLVTLGFVLIGAVVLGLSLRIEPGSPWFYPATFGLAGVWALGAFCSGPLHLGRIARRGELVRPWATPVALGVGLAALFVVGGLVVRELPWLSGQVSSVLDFADQGSVPLLVVITAVNGVAEELFFRGAAYAAIPRHPVAWTTLAYGVATLATGNVMLSFAALLLGVVVGLERRASGGILAPILTHCTWSLSMLLVLPLVFGA
- a CDS encoding NAD(P)H-binding protein, yielding MTPSPTVLVTGATGFVGRRLVPALVDSGHRVKAMTRHPETYDGPGEPVFGDVHDPGTLADALTDVDVAIYLVHSLDDDDFERKDADAARGFGLAAAANGVRQLVYLGGLGAEDETLSPHLRSRREVEQLLGEGGVPVTALRAAIVVGAGGISWEMTRRLVKNLPAMVVPRWAATLTQPIAIDDVVRYLAGVVDNDRAVGRVLEIGGADQLTYLEMLQQAAREMHGRRLPILQAPVGTPVLSSWWITLVTGVDTTTAANLIESMGNKVVVTDPAIRSIVPGEPMTYADAVRQALAEG
- a CDS encoding acetyl-CoA C-acetyltransferase, whose protein sequence is MAEAFVYDHIRTPRGKGKAAGSLHEVKPVDLVVGLLDEIKDRNPSFDPERVDDVVLGVVSPIGDQGGDIAKTAALAAGYPDTVAGVQLNRFCASGLEAVNQAASRVRGGFEDLILAGGVESMSRVAMGSDGGAWASDPATALKSGFVPQGIGADLIATLGGWSREDVDAYAAQSNHRAAKAWANGYFADSVVPVKDINGLTVLATDELIRPDTSVESLSGLRPSFAQIGADAGFDDVALEKYHWVERINHVHHAGNSSGIVDGAALVAIGSEEVGQQLGLTPKARIIATAVSGADPTIMLTGPAPAARKALAKAGLEVSDIDLFEINEAFAAVAMRFMRDMGITDEITNVNGGAIAMGHPLGATGAMILGTLVDELRRRDLRRGLATLCVGGGMGIATIVEIV